In Arthrobacter sp. MN05-02, one genomic interval encodes:
- a CDS encoding amino acid transporter yields the protein MNKSVSGATSTVRTPLDTPSLSPKGLARGQLGLLAIVVIGISTIAPAYVLTSTLGLTVAEIGVYLPAIFIVGFIPMFLVALAYKELNADSPDSGTTFTWVTKAFGPFIGWMGGWGLLAANIIVLSNLAGVAVDFFYLFLAQLTGNDSLADLTTNKAVNIVTCLVFMAIAVWVSCRGIRTTKSVQYVLVGFQLIVLAWYTIQAFARVAAGTASGLAFSWEWFNPLSIESFSAFAAGLSLSIFAFWGWDVCLTVSEEAKNGRRTSGLAATIAAAVILAIYLIGSIATIMFAGTGDTGIGLNNPDNSENIFTSLAAPVMGPFAILLSLAVLSSCGASLQSTFVSPARTLLAMGYYKALPARFGSVNPNTNSPVYATIFAGVLSGGFYVLMRIISENVLNDTIQALGLMICFYYGLTALACVWYFRASLFSSVRNLLFRFLAPLLGGLGLIVVFLQTAIDSWDPAFGSGSELFGVGLVFVIGIGILVVGAVLMLVIRARNPKFFKGQTLTKESSALVIPE from the coding sequence ATGAACAAATCCGTCAGCGGAGCGACCAGCACCGTGCGCACACCCCTGGATACGCCCTCCCTGTCCCCGAAGGGCCTGGCACGAGGACAACTCGGCCTGCTCGCGATCGTCGTGATCGGCATCAGCACGATCGCCCCGGCCTACGTTCTCACCAGCACGCTGGGTCTCACAGTGGCAGAGATCGGCGTCTACCTTCCCGCGATCTTCATCGTCGGGTTCATCCCCATGTTCCTGGTCGCCCTGGCCTACAAGGAACTCAACGCCGACTCCCCGGACAGCGGCACCACCTTCACCTGGGTCACCAAGGCCTTCGGACCGTTCATCGGCTGGATGGGCGGCTGGGGCCTGCTCGCGGCCAACATCATCGTGCTCTCCAACCTGGCCGGCGTCGCCGTCGATTTCTTCTATCTGTTCCTGGCACAACTCACCGGCAACGACTCCCTCGCGGACCTGACGACGAACAAGGCCGTCAACATCGTCACGTGCTTGGTCTTCATGGCCATCGCCGTCTGGGTGTCCTGCCGCGGCATCCGCACCACCAAGTCCGTGCAGTACGTCCTCGTCGGATTCCAGCTGATCGTCCTGGCCTGGTACACCATCCAGGCCTTCGCCCGCGTTGCGGCAGGTACCGCCTCCGGCCTGGCCTTCAGCTGGGAATGGTTCAACCCGCTTAGCATTGAGAGCTTCTCGGCCTTCGCCGCCGGCCTGTCGCTGTCGATCTTCGCCTTCTGGGGCTGGGATGTCTGCCTGACAGTGAGCGAGGAAGCCAAGAACGGGCGCCGGACCTCAGGCCTGGCAGCGACGATCGCTGCGGCAGTCATCCTCGCGATCTACCTGATCGGCTCCATCGCCACGATCATGTTCGCTGGCACCGGGGACACAGGCATCGGCCTGAACAATCCGGACAACTCGGAGAACATCTTCACGTCCCTCGCAGCCCCCGTCATGGGCCCGTTCGCGATCCTCCTGTCGCTGGCCGTCCTCTCGAGCTGCGGGGCGTCGCTGCAGTCGACCTTCGTGTCCCCCGCGCGCACCCTGCTCGCCATGGGCTACTACAAGGCCCTGCCCGCCAGGTTCGGGTCCGTGAACCCGAACACCAACTCACCCGTCTACGCCACGATCTTCGCCGGCGTCCTGTCAGGCGGCTTCTACGTCCTGATGCGTATCATCAGCGAGAACGTCCTCAACGACACCATCCAGGCCCTCGGACTGATGATCTGCTTCTACTACGGACTGACCGCACTGGCCTGCGTCTGGTACTTCAGAGCATCCCTCTTCAGCAGCGTCCGTAACCTCCTGTTCCGCTTCCTGGCGCCCCTTCTCGGCGGCCTGGGCTTGATCGTCGTGTTCCTGCAGACCGCCATCGACAGCTGGGACCCCGCCTTCGGTAGCGGCTCGGAACTCTTCGGCGTCGGCCTCGTCTTCGTCATCGGAATCGGAATCCTCGTGGTCGGCGCCGTCCTCATGCTGGTCATCCGGGCCCGCAATCCCAAATTCTTCAAGGGACAGACACTCACCAAGGAGTCCTCCGCCCTCGTCATCCCCGAGTGA
- a CDS encoding glycosyl hydrolase, with translation MTISTTTSTPLAVDPRIRELAEGLTLEQQVSLLTGADVWSTVAIPEIGLRRVVLSDGPAGVRGEDFDERHDSISLPSSSSLSAAWSVDLARRYGQVLGQEARRKGVHVVLGPTINLHRSPLGGRHFECMSEDPVLTARLAAGYVTGVQSMGIGATPKHFVANDAETDRFTADSVVAERPLRELYLAAFEQAVTEAKAWLVMSSYNSINGTTASENPLLETPLSTEWGFDGVVVSDWTGVRSIDAAKAHQDLEMPGPVGHWGPKLVAAVEAGEVPREAILEKVTRILRLAARVGVLDGFEPAVTDQPAEIDGRAFAREAAVRGSVLVRNENDLLPLDASKLERVAVIGHNASEARTQGGGSATVMPLQIVSPLEGLREALPDDVEFTYSRGAKVADGLQEFPRTSLSNPVAGVPGLRVSFFDATGAEISGEDRLASHLIWFGKGIPQGTSRIRIQTEWTAPDDGVHHLGVGTVGEVKLILDGNVVFDGELIDEHDVLGAALFSPPQKTFPVATTAGQRVSVEAIFTLPESQVIPFSAILLGEETVVDDADAEIAAAVEAAREADVAVVVVGTSAAIESEGFDRKDLDLPGHQDRLVAAVAAVNPRTVVVVNSGSPVLMPWRNDVDAILLGWFGGQEFGAAIADVLLGAEEPGGRLPASWPAALEDVPVLSTTPVDGKVRYEEGIHIGYRAWLKQAADGGASPAYPFGFGLGYTSFDVGAASADVASVEAGEGLTVSVPVTNTGSRSGREVVQVYVARTGSAVDRPVRWLAGFGSVTLDAGASGAVEVNIPARAFAHYEDGWQYEAGQFQLLVGRHAEDDFQTLDVEVR, from the coding sequence ATGACTATATCTACAACAACCAGCACCCCCCTCGCCGTCGATCCCCGTATCCGTGAGCTCGCCGAGGGCCTGACCCTCGAGCAGCAGGTGAGCCTGCTGACGGGCGCCGATGTGTGGAGTACCGTGGCCATCCCCGAGATCGGCCTGCGCCGCGTCGTGCTCAGCGACGGCCCCGCCGGTGTCCGCGGCGAGGACTTCGACGAGCGGCACGACTCGATCAGCCTGCCGTCGTCGTCCTCCCTGTCCGCCGCCTGGTCGGTGGACCTCGCACGCCGCTACGGGCAGGTCCTCGGCCAGGAAGCACGCCGCAAGGGCGTCCATGTGGTCCTCGGGCCCACGATCAACCTGCACCGCTCCCCGCTGGGCGGCCGGCACTTCGAGTGCATGAGCGAGGACCCGGTCCTCACCGCCCGGCTCGCCGCGGGCTACGTGACGGGTGTGCAATCGATGGGTATCGGTGCCACGCCGAAGCACTTCGTCGCCAACGACGCCGAGACGGACCGCTTCACGGCCGATTCCGTCGTCGCCGAGCGGCCGCTGCGTGAGCTGTACCTCGCGGCGTTCGAGCAGGCCGTCACCGAGGCGAAGGCCTGGCTCGTCATGAGCTCCTACAACTCGATCAACGGCACGACGGCGAGCGAGAACCCGTTGCTCGAAACGCCGTTGTCCACCGAGTGGGGTTTCGACGGCGTCGTGGTCTCCGACTGGACCGGCGTACGCTCCATCGACGCCGCCAAGGCGCACCAGGACCTGGAGATGCCCGGTCCGGTGGGGCACTGGGGACCGAAGCTCGTCGCCGCCGTCGAAGCGGGCGAGGTGCCCCGCGAGGCGATCCTCGAGAAGGTCACCCGGATCCTGCGGCTCGCCGCGAGGGTCGGCGTCCTCGACGGTTTCGAGCCTGCTGTCACCGATCAGCCTGCCGAGATCGACGGGCGCGCCTTCGCCCGCGAAGCCGCCGTCCGCGGCTCCGTGCTCGTGCGCAACGAGAACGACCTGCTGCCCCTGGATGCGTCCAAGCTCGAGCGGGTCGCCGTCATCGGCCACAACGCGTCCGAGGCCCGCACGCAGGGCGGTGGCAGCGCGACCGTCATGCCGCTGCAGATCGTCTCGCCGCTGGAGGGCCTGCGCGAGGCACTGCCCGACGACGTCGAGTTCACCTACTCGCGCGGCGCGAAGGTGGCCGACGGGCTGCAGGAGTTCCCCCGGACCTCGCTCTCCAACCCGGTGGCGGGCGTGCCCGGTCTCCGGGTGTCCTTCTTCGACGCCACCGGTGCGGAGATCTCCGGCGAGGATCGCCTCGCCTCTCACCTCATCTGGTTCGGCAAGGGCATCCCGCAGGGCACCTCGCGCATCCGCATCCAGACGGAGTGGACAGCGCCCGATGACGGCGTGCACCACCTCGGCGTCGGCACCGTCGGTGAGGTGAAGCTGATCCTCGACGGCAACGTGGTGTTCGACGGCGAACTGATCGACGAGCACGACGTCCTCGGCGCGGCACTGTTCTCCCCGCCGCAGAAGACCTTCCCCGTCGCCACCACGGCGGGCCAGCGCGTCTCCGTGGAAGCGATCTTCACACTGCCCGAGAGCCAGGTCATCCCGTTCTCGGCCATCCTGCTCGGCGAGGAGACCGTCGTCGACGATGCGGACGCCGAGATCGCAGCAGCCGTCGAGGCCGCGCGCGAGGCCGACGTCGCCGTCGTCGTCGTGGGCACCAGCGCAGCCATCGAATCCGAGGGCTTCGACCGGAAGGACCTCGACCTGCCGGGTCACCAGGACCGCCTCGTCGCCGCCGTCGCCGCGGTGAACCCGCGCACCGTCGTCGTCGTGAACTCCGGTTCGCCCGTCCTCATGCCATGGCGGAACGACGTCGACGCCATCCTGCTCGGCTGGTTCGGCGGCCAGGAATTCGGTGCCGCGATCGCCGACGTCCTGCTCGGTGCCGAAGAACCTGGCGGTCGCCTCCCCGCCTCGTGGCCCGCTGCACTCGAGGACGTCCCCGTGCTCAGCACCACGCCCGTGGACGGCAAGGTGCGCTACGAAGAGGGCATCCACATCGGCTACCGCGCGTGGCTGAAGCAGGCGGCCGACGGCGGAGCGAGCCCGGCCTACCCCTTCGGCTTCGGCCTCGGGTACACGTCCTTCGACGTGGGCGCAGCCTCGGCCGACGTCGCCTCCGTGGAAGCGGGGGAGGGCCTGACCGTGAGCGTCCCCGTGACGAACACCGGGTCCCGTTCCGGCCGTGAGGTGGTGCAGGTGTACGTCGCGCGCACCGGTTCCGCAGTGGACCGGCCTGTCCGTTGGCTGGCGGGCTTCGGCTCCGTGACACTCGACGCCGGAGCCTCGGGAGCGGTGGAAGTCAACATCCCCGCCCGTGCCTTCGCGCACTACGAGGACGGCTGGCAGTACGAGGCCGGGCAGTTCCAGCTGCTCGTCGGCCGCCACGCGGAGGACGACTTCCAGACCCTCGACGTCGAGGTCCGCTGA
- a CDS encoding putative putrescine oxidase, which translates to MRTIDSDVVIVGAGPCGLMTARELRRAGHSVTVLEARDRVGGRTHTDIIDGAMLEIGGQWVSPDQTALIGLLDELGLGTYSRYREGESLYIGSEGKATRYTGEMFPALPETQSEMERLVGILDDLAAQMDPAAPWKHPQARELDIISFHHWLRQQSADEEACKNIGLFIAGGMLTKPAHAFSALQAVLMAASAGSFSHLVDEDFILDKRVIGGMQSVSERMAADLGDSVVLNSPVRTLRHSLNDNGTTAVKAITDDVTVNARYAVVAVPPNLYSRISYEPALPRRQHQMHQHQSLGLVIKVHAVYAIPFWRDHGLSGTGFSAGSIVQEVYDNTNHEDSRGTLVGFISDEKADAMFDLEPAARRQLILESIAEFFGPEALTPEVYYESDWASEEWTRGAYAASYDLGGLHRYARHQLTPVGPIYWASSDLAAEGYQHVDGAIRMGQLTAGRIAKVLASHPVGVHA; encoded by the coding sequence ATGCGCACCATTGACAGCGATGTCGTCATCGTCGGAGCAGGACCCTGCGGCCTGATGACCGCCAGGGAGCTTCGCCGGGCCGGGCACTCCGTGACCGTCCTGGAAGCCCGTGACCGTGTCGGGGGGCGCACACACACCGACATCATCGACGGCGCCATGCTCGAAATCGGCGGCCAGTGGGTGTCCCCGGACCAGACCGCGTTGATCGGGCTGCTGGACGAGCTCGGACTCGGAACATACTCGCGATACCGCGAGGGGGAATCGTTGTATATCGGCTCCGAGGGCAAAGCCACCCGCTACACCGGGGAGATGTTCCCGGCGCTTCCCGAGACACAGTCAGAGATGGAGCGACTCGTCGGAATCCTCGATGATCTAGCGGCCCAGATGGACCCAGCGGCTCCGTGGAAGCACCCTCAGGCCCGCGAGTTGGACATCATCTCCTTCCACCACTGGCTCCGGCAGCAGTCCGCCGACGAGGAGGCCTGCAAAAATATAGGCCTCTTCATCGCCGGCGGGATGCTGACCAAACCCGCCCATGCCTTCTCCGCCCTGCAGGCCGTGCTCATGGCAGCCTCGGCAGGATCGTTCTCACACCTGGTGGACGAAGACTTCATCCTCGACAAGCGGGTCATCGGGGGGATGCAGTCCGTCTCCGAACGAATGGCCGCAGACCTCGGAGATTCCGTCGTCCTGAACAGTCCCGTACGCACGTTGCGCCACTCCTTGAACGACAACGGCACTACTGCCGTCAAGGCGATCACCGATGACGTCACGGTCAACGCCCGCTACGCCGTCGTCGCCGTCCCGCCAAACCTCTACTCGCGAATCAGCTACGAACCGGCCCTTCCCCGCCGGCAGCACCAGATGCACCAGCACCAGTCCCTCGGTCTGGTCATCAAGGTCCACGCCGTCTACGCCATCCCGTTCTGGCGCGACCACGGACTCAGCGGCACAGGCTTCAGCGCCGGCTCCATCGTGCAGGAGGTCTACGACAACACCAACCACGAGGACTCCCGTGGAACACTCGTCGGTTTCATCTCAGATGAGAAAGCCGACGCCATGTTCGACCTTGAGCCGGCGGCACGACGCCAGCTCATCCTAGAGTCCATCGCAGAGTTCTTCGGACCCGAAGCGCTCACCCCGGAGGTCTACTACGAGTCCGACTGGGCCTCCGAGGAATGGACCCGAGGCGCCTACGCCGCCAGCTACGACCTCGGCGGCCTGCACCGCTACGCCCGCCACCAGCTCACCCCCGTCGGTCCGATCTACTGGGCCAGCTCCGACCTCGCGGCCGAGGGCTACCAGCACGTCGACGGCGCCATCCGCATGGGCCAGCTCACTGCGGGACGGATCGCGAAAGTTCTCGCCTCTCACCCGGTCGGCGTACACGCCTGA